CGCAACATCATGATGGGCCAATGGCGTGGATGGCCGGCGGCCGTCCTTGACTACGATTATGTGCCCGCGGCCCTCGACGAGGAACCGCAGCCGGCCACGGCGAGCCGCACGGTCGCCATCGTGTATCTGCCGTGGAGTCTGCCGGGTGTCATCATCGAGCCGAACGCGACCAACTTCGCTGTCAACGTCCACCGCGCGCCGGAGGGCCGTGGCGGCGGTGCACACCCCGATTACGCGCTCGAGCTTGGTACCTTTGGACGGCGCTACGTGCTGCTCGGCGAGGACCTTGGGGCCGCCCAACGGCTCGTCCATCCTGCGATGGAGGCCTACCTGCTAGAGCATCAGAACCTGGGAGTTGAGGTTGCGGGCGCGGCTGCTGTCTTCTTCGCCTACTGCGTCCTCCGGCCCGTGGAGATCAAGGGGCTTCTTGACTTCGCCGCCGGGTTCTGCGAACTCATTCCGGACGAGTTGAAGGTCGAAGAGGAATCATCGGTTGGCAGCAACACCTGACGAGGACCACTCGAACCTGCAGGTCGAGGCCGCGCACTACGGCGAGGGCTACGATGCGCTCTATCGCTGGATCAGCTACTGGTACCAGCTTCGCGAGGTGCGCCGGTTGCGGCCCGCTTCGATGCTCGAGATCGGCGTCGGCAACGGCACGGTGAGCGGCCGGCTCGCCGCCGACGGGATCGCCGTGACGACGTGCGACTTCGACGCGCGCCTGCGCCCCACCGTGTGCGGCGACGTCCGGCGTCTGCCGTTTGCCGACGGGCAGTTCGACCTCGTGCTCTGCGCCCAGGTGCTCGAGCACCTGCCGTTCGGCGAGTTCCCCAACCTGCTCGACGAGATCGGACGTGTGAGCCGTCGGTATGCGGTCATCACGCTGCCATGTTCGCGTGCCGGATTGTTTCTTGTGCCGACCTTCCTCGGCGCGGCCACCGCGCCCAGACTGGCGCTGCGGCTACCGATGCCCAACTGGCTCGGCAAGCTGTTCTTCAAGCAGCACGAGTGGGAGATCGGGCGCTTCCGCTACCCGCTGCGCACCGTGCGGCGCGCTATCCGCGCCGTCGGCTGGCGCATCGTGCGCGAGGTCCAGCCCATCCTCAACACCTACCACTACTTCTTCGTGCTGGAGAAGGAACTTGCAGATCGCGCGGAGTGACACGGGTTCCGACTCCTGACCCCTGTCCATCTGTGGAATCTGCGGCTATTCCTCTTTCTCGGGCTCCATGAGATCGGCAAGCAAAATGCCGGCCGCTTTGAGGCGGGTGCGGAACTCGGCGTATTCGACGTCGTCGGACGGCACGAGGCCCTCGATGCCGTAGTGGTCCATAAGATAGGTGCGCCCCGTCGAACTCCTTGAGAACACTTCGAGCGCCTCGACGAGATCGGCACGCACGCCATCGGGCACGCGCGCACGCACCGCCACGGCGGCATGCGGCACGGCACTCGTCACCGCGAGCGGCACGACCGCCTCGAAGATGTCGGGCACCTCAGAGAAAACGAGCTCGCGCGCGTCGGCCGGCCGGCGCTCGCTGTTGAGCCGCCACTCGACGAAGCCGAGATCGGCCTCGCCATCGTAGACGGCGCGCACGACGGCCGCCTCGTCGCCCAGGTACGTCACGCTCGACGGGACCACGCGCTGCTCGGTCACCAGCACGCGCTGGAGCAGGCAGCCGGAGACCGACGCGGGCGCGACGGCGGCCACGCTCAGGTCCTCGACATCGGCCACCGCCACCAGCCCACGATCGGCACGCACCAAAATCATGCCGCGTGTTTCCAGCCCGCCCCCGCGGCGGGCCTTC
The sequence above is a segment of the Verrucomicrobiota bacterium genome. Coding sequences within it:
- a CDS encoding methyltransferase domain-containing protein, giving the protein MAATPDEDHSNLQVEAAHYGEGYDALYRWISYWYQLREVRRLRPASMLEIGVGNGTVSGRLAADGIAVTTCDFDARLRPTVCGDVRRLPFADGQFDLVLCAQVLEHLPFGEFPNLLDEIGRVSRRYAVITLPCSRAGLFLVPTFLGAATAPRLALRLPMPNWLGKLFFKQHEWEIGRFRYPLRTVRRAIRAVGWRIVREVQPILNTYHYFFVLEKELADRAE
- a CDS encoding PhnD/SsuA/transferrin family substrate-binding protein, with translation MLRQGLASHIVLLIAVAGLCLGGCGGGEEATLGTRKRPLEIAVPVTGGKTPLAGFIRSRTGLVCREMAAATLTDLLDEMDKEKVDVLIVPAPVYALASEPYGLLAIMKARRGGGLETRGMILVRADRGLVAVADVEDLSVAAVAPASVSGCLLQRVLVTEQRVVPSSVTYLGDEAAVVRAVYDGEADLGFVEWRLNSERRPADARELVFSEVPDIFEAVVPLAVTSAVPHAAVAVRARVPDGVRADLVEALEVFSRSSTGRTYLMDHYGIEGLVPSDDVEYAEFRTRLKAAGILLADLMEPEKEE